A single window of uncultured Methanospirillum sp. DNA harbors:
- a CDS encoding methionine adenosyltransferase: MKRNIAIDILNQTPLEQQQIELVERKCLGHPDSIADGIAESISQALCKNYIEQVGGVLHHNTDQGEIVAGESQPAFGGGKILKPIFILLDGRATKEFNGEKIPAEPIALKAAKDYLRSIIPELDFDRDVTMDCRLGTGSTDLRDVFKPEDGMIPRANDTSFGVSFAPFSEIETCVREISSYIDNTLRPKYPAYGQDIKIMGLRQGNSIKLTICCAMVDRYVSSLSEYVDYRSRLQEEATRIAKQCTKRSVEVSINTADCDEECSLFLTVTGTSAEMGDDGSVGRGNRANGLITPHRPMSMEATSGKNPINHIGKIYNLLSSDLAHECVKKVDGLSEIQVRLLSQIGMPIDQPLIASVQIIPESGVTLKDIEKDVYEIIDYGLENITSITERVIKGELKTF, encoded by the coding sequence ATGAAACGAAACATTGCAATAGACATACTGAATCAGACCCCTCTTGAACAACAACAGATCGAGCTTGTAGAGCGGAAATGTCTCGGCCACCCGGACAGCATTGCTGACGGTATCGCAGAGTCGATAAGCCAGGCCCTCTGCAAAAATTACATCGAGCAGGTAGGGGGCGTTCTCCACCACAATACAGACCAGGGCGAGATCGTTGCCGGTGAATCACAGCCCGCATTCGGTGGGGGCAAAATATTAAAGCCGATCTTTATCCTCCTCGATGGCCGTGCCACAAAAGAGTTCAACGGTGAGAAGATCCCTGCCGAACCAATTGCACTCAAGGCCGCAAAGGATTACCTGCGTTCAATCATTCCCGAACTTGACTTTGATCGCGACGTGACCATGGACTGTCGTCTCGGAACCGGTTCCACCGATCTTCGTGACGTCTTCAAGCCCGAAGATGGAATGATTCCACGAGCAAATGACACATCTTTTGGTGTATCATTCGCACCATTTTCAGAGATTGAGACATGTGTCCGCGAGATCTCCTCATACATCGACAACACCCTGAGGCCAAAATACCCGGCATATGGTCAGGATATCAAGATCATGGGTCTGCGCCAGGGCAACTCAATTAAACTCACGATCTGCTGCGCCATGGTGGACCGGTATGTATCTTCACTCTCAGAGTACGTCGACTACCGGTCACGGCTTCAGGAAGAGGCTACCAGAATTGCGAAGCAGTGTACCAAGCGATCAGTTGAGGTATCAATCAACACCGCAGACTGCGACGAGGAATGCAGCCTGTTCCTGACAGTAACCGGGACCTCGGCAGAGATGGGTGATGACGGATCTGTTGGCCGTGGAAACAGGGCTAACGGTCTTATTACCCCGCACCGGCCGATGAGCATGGAGGCAACATCAGGAAAGAATCCGATCAACCATATCGGAAAGATTTACAACCTCCTCTCAAGTGATCTCGCCCACGAATGTGTGAAGAAGGTAGATGGTCTTTCAGAGATACAGGTCAGGCTTCTCTCCCAGATCGGGATGCCGATCGACCAGCCACTCATCGCCAGCGTGCAGATCATTCCGGAGTCCGGAGTGACCCTCAAGGATATCGAGAAAGATGTCTACGAGATCATCGATTATGGTCTTGAGAATATCACCTCGATCACCGAGCGTGTGATCAAGGGCGAATTAAAGACGTTCTGA
- a CDS encoding 3'-5' exonuclease, whose amino-acid sequence MMKNTARESSQKQGKKPRVLLFFDTETTGLPSRDRKVRSDPLSWPRLIELGWILMSDDAVCLEEQSLIVKPVGFEIPSAATDIHGISTEDALLTGMQVTEVLDRFCSSARKADLFVAHNLSYDIRILLTELIRLDKRDLLPSREGTCTMKSSARFCGLPGRFGKGFKWPSLSGLHLKLYERQPKSAHRALDDARTCADCYFELVKRGVMMQTEDITGIFFSGSSKPR is encoded by the coding sequence ATGATGAAGAACACTGCCCGGGAGAGTTCACAAAAGCAGGGGAAAAAGCCCCGAGTGCTGCTTTTTTTTGATACCGAAACGACCGGGCTTCCTTCACGCGACCGAAAGGTCAGATCGGATCCACTCTCGTGGCCAAGGCTGATCGAGCTGGGATGGATTCTCATGAGTGATGACGCAGTCTGTCTTGAAGAACAGAGCCTTATTGTAAAGCCTGTTGGGTTTGAGATCCCTTCTGCTGCTACAGACATTCACGGGATATCGACTGAAGATGCCCTCCTGACAGGAATGCAGGTTACTGAAGTACTTGATCGGTTCTGCAGTTCTGCGCGGAAGGCTGACCTGTTTGTTGCCCATAATCTCTCGTATGATATCAGAATCCTCCTGACTGAACTGATCAGGCTGGATAAACGTGATCTTCTTCCTTCACGTGAAGGAACCTGCACAATGAAGTCTTCAGCACGGTTCTGTGGCCTTCCCGGAAGATTTGGCAAGGGTTTTAAGTGGCCTTCCCTTTCAGGTCTGCATCTGAAGTTGTACGAACGGCAACCAAAGTCTGCTCACCGTGCCCTCGATGACGCGAGGACCTGTGCTGACTGTTATTTTGAACTTGTGAAAAGAGGGGTTATGATGCAGACTGAAGATATCACCGGTATATTCTTCTCAGGCTCATCCAAACCCAGGTGA
- a CDS encoding HAMP domain-containing sensor histidine kinase, translating into MIRPIRSYSLNNALMIIFSLIFIGIIGMLSFFQYGAVAADQKGQFSDEISKTDLILNHSVSVLFEALNLYDSRYDYEMEMVLSRLSDTYVGSGNDISQINLTGFKEEISPIFPGDVDLYIINSSNIVEHTTYDPDINLNFTQFPEFAKSLSHIRNNPRFVADQWVDSINTPGYYRKYAYYPTPDHRYILEIGVHSDEFWQARREIFSYEKLGRQILEINPDLVAISFFNKNVDPISDSGSPGHTTENSSVSQYITVEDLNSTIRSVFAEKKATVQDTGLYLVDYQFFTIRHDITPSSSEMNVAAVLVYSRANLDRSLSNYLLIHVCSTFFAVILAVLFAMYISRYISRPLEQIIEDIEQIARGDYHHSVRKTGGSDIDRLGHSVGIMVQKILYDIEIIQSGHEEIAAELERRKAAEEALIIANNKLNNLSSITRHDILNQVTCIRGYAFLAENSTCQADNVLHAQNIQRISRLIEEMIAFSRDYQTIGISSSSWQNLDKGICDAISGPFSDRISLQTSGTNVSILADPLLQKVFYNLAHNSLTHAGPGGEKILISFEKTDADGVIVYEDKGRGIPDSEKELIFERGYGSGSGLGLFLIREILAITGMSITETGTYGSGARFEIHVPADQWKVDPDT; encoded by the coding sequence ATGATCCGCCCCATCCGTTCGTACTCACTGAACAATGCGCTGATGATCATCTTTTCCCTGATCTTCATCGGCATTATCGGAATGCTCTCGTTCTTTCAGTATGGTGCGGTGGCAGCAGATCAAAAAGGACAGTTTTCAGATGAGATCTCAAAGACTGATCTGATTCTTAATCACTCGGTATCTGTGCTTTTTGAAGCTCTTAACCTCTATGATTCACGATATGATTACGAGATGGAGATGGTACTGAGTCGCTTATCTGATACCTATGTCGGTTCAGGCAATGATATCTCGCAGATCAATCTGACCGGGTTCAAAGAAGAGATCTCTCCTATCTTCCCGGGAGATGTTGATCTCTACATCATCAACTCAAGTAACATCGTAGAACATACAACATATGATCCAGATATCAACCTCAATTTTACCCAGTTCCCTGAATTTGCAAAATCTCTTTCACATATCCGGAATAATCCCAGGTTTGTTGCTGATCAATGGGTTGACTCAATAAACACACCCGGGTATTACCGGAAGTACGCCTACTATCCCACACCTGATCACCGGTATATCCTGGAGATCGGTGTCCATTCTGATGAGTTCTGGCAGGCACGACGCGAGATCTTCTCCTATGAAAAACTGGGCAGGCAGATTCTTGAGATTAATCCTGACCTTGTTGCCATTTCATTCTTCAACAAAAATGTTGATCCAATCAGTGACTCGGGTTCTCCAGGTCACACCACAGAAAATTCGTCAGTGTCCCAATATATCACGGTTGAAGATCTGAACTCGACGATCCGATCTGTTTTTGCAGAGAAGAAAGCTACCGTGCAAGATACCGGATTGTACCTGGTAGACTACCAGTTTTTCACGATTCGCCATGATATCACTCCATCTTCTTCAGAGATGAATGTGGCAGCAGTACTGGTGTATTCACGTGCCAACCTTGATCGCTCACTCTCGAACTATCTTCTGATTCATGTATGTAGTACTTTTTTTGCGGTGATCCTTGCTGTCTTGTTTGCGATGTACATATCACGGTACATTTCCCGTCCGTTGGAACAGATCATCGAGGACATCGAACAGATTGCCAGGGGTGACTATCATCACAGTGTCAGAAAGACTGGTGGAAGTGATATCGATCGCCTCGGTCACAGTGTCGGGATAATGGTACAGAAGATCCTGTATGATATCGAGATAATTCAAAGTGGTCATGAAGAGATAGCAGCTGAACTTGAGCGGAGAAAGGCGGCCGAAGAGGCCCTAATTATTGCTAATAATAAACTGAACAATCTCTCCAGTATAACGAGGCATGATATCCTCAATCAGGTTACCTGCATCAGGGGGTATGCCTTCCTTGCTGAAAACAGCACATGCCAGGCAGATAATGTCCTCCATGCACAGAACATTCAGCGGATATCACGCCTGATTGAAGAGATGATCGCGTTTTCCCGTGACTACCAGACGATCGGAATCTCCAGTTCTTCATGGCAGAACCTGGATAAGGGTATCTGTGATGCAATCTCTGGTCCCTTCTCTGATCGGATCTCACTGCAGACTTCTGGCACGAATGTCTCAATTCTGGCAGATCCGCTTCTGCAGAAGGTCTTCTACAATCTTGCTCACAACTCCCTGACGCATGCCGGTCCCGGAGGAGAAAAGATTCTGATCTCGTTTGAAAAGACTGATGCTGATGGTGTGATCGTCTATGAAGATAAGGGAAGAGGAATTCCCGACTCTGAAAAGGAACTGATCTTTGAGCGTGGGTATGGATCAGGGAGCGGGCTCGGTCTCTTCCTGATAAGAGAGATTCTCGCAATCACCGGGATGAGTATCACGGAGACAGGTACATATGGTTCAGGAGCACGGTTTGAGATCCATGTGCCTGCTGATCAGTGGAAGGTTGATCCTGATACCTGA
- a CDS encoding glutaredoxin family protein, whose protein sequence is MVITPVHIDGKDKGKIMLYALSTCGHCRRTRELLNQLGVAYDYLYVDQLSRAEMDEVLKEVEQYNPRGSFPTMVINGSRTIIGSREDEIKEALA, encoded by the coding sequence ATGGTCATAACGCCGGTACACATAGATGGAAAAGACAAAGGGAAGATCATGCTGTATGCTCTCAGCACCTGTGGTCATTGCAGAAGAACACGGGAACTTCTGAATCAGTTAGGGGTTGCATACGATTATCTCTATGTTGATCAGCTCTCCCGTGCCGAGATGGATGAAGTACTGAAAGAGGTTGAACAGTACAATCCACGTGGTTCATTCCCGACCATGGTTATAAACGGATCACGCACAATCATCGGATCAAGAGAAGACGAGATCAAAGAGGCGCTGGCATAA
- a CDS encoding tetratricopeptide repeat protein gives MGKRSDAVLAATIIREIQKGNPERALESIERFLLRRPGEPALLNLKGVSLDMLGKHEESLSCYEQALSADPTPAIYWNNKGLALQNLGRWAEAEESYREALVREPESLEASYNLANTLQSLGRFADALVLYDQALDIRPDHLLALLNKGNALASLKRFDDAIACYLEVLDIRPDYPDAAYNIAHTYEEMGNPDAAREWYLKTLIIDPDYHHATEQLKTL, from the coding sequence ATGGGTAAGCGGTCTGATGCTGTTCTTGCGGCTACAATCATCCGCGAGATACAGAAGGGAAATCCTGAAAGAGCTCTTGAATCCATCGAGCGGTTTCTGTTGAGGAGGCCAGGCGAGCCTGCACTCCTTAATCTGAAAGGGGTTTCCCTTGACATGCTTGGGAAACATGAGGAGTCACTCTCCTGTTATGAACAGGCTCTCTCTGCAGATCCGACACCTGCAATCTATTGGAATAACAAAGGTCTTGCTCTACAGAACCTGGGTCGGTGGGCTGAAGCTGAAGAATCCTATCGCGAGGCACTGGTCAGAGAACCCGAATCACTTGAAGCAAGTTATAATCTTGCAAACACGCTCCAGTCCCTTGGCCGGTTTGCCGATGCCCTCGTGCTCTACGATCAGGCACTTGACATCAGGCCTGATCATCTCCTTGCCCTTCTTAACAAAGGGAATGCCCTGGCATCACTGAAACGGTTTGATGATGCTATAGCCTGCTATCTTGAAGTTCTTGACATCAGGCCTGACTATCCAGATGCTGCCTACAACATTGCTCACACGTATGAAGAGATGGGAAATCCTGATGCAGCACGTGAGTGGTACCTGAAAACCTTAATCATCGATCCCGACTACCATCATGCTACAGAGCAGCTCAAAACTCTGTGA
- a CDS encoding methanogenesis marker 14 protein yields MNPGILGRLFHSSPKPHIVESPPPPRIVRGPGMECREFDEKPYFIVASVEMGNTTTKCILTGVSLETGMSYVINKTVSMSRDVRPPKSGEEVFGKTLDGTELTRESVTELVRDTLIKCHKDAKLDIKKDLDFVVRSTGVVAAMDSPDQVGDFIIALANGCLEAGVPPKKMTPPMSKANQSAKLQPFSFADRVNFSGAVAGVVPPQGTTGVEMVANEMEGELAMAGIKEGAKWTPVDFRNPCISIDFGTTLDGRVTSDVDPTSTNPFSRTIGNFCGLAGAIPDSIVRGTGLVKERTGTALDIFGDKTSLTGAFALRKESDVVKEYVNRCNALISVEVVPDDRTRYGMVPVYAKVASESGVALIGVDAGVNGSTLPDLALIGKEIITDHSLPVLHEVIDRVCAEMALRMIDVSKSMGLIFPNTSIGFTGRAAISGKKPDYILEGVIARKLFSDPVNHLVFVDDGLARGAALMGRCMNSLGKTNNPIGGVRGGRCIMSRRIAIGR; encoded by the coding sequence ATGAATCCCGGTATCCTGGGCAGACTGTTTCATTCCTCACCAAAACCACATATCGTCGAGAGCCCGCCGCCGCCGCGAATCGTTCGCGGACCTGGTATGGAATGCCGGGAATTTGATGAAAAGCCCTACTTTATTGTCGCTTCGGTTGAGATGGGCAACACAACCACCAAGTGTATCCTGACCGGCGTGAGTCTTGAGACCGGGATGAGTTATGTCATCAATAAGACTGTCAGCATGAGTCGTGATGTCAGACCGCCAAAGTCTGGTGAAGAGGTATTTGGGAAAACCCTTGACGGTACAGAACTCACCAGGGAGTCAGTCACCGAACTGGTTCGTGATACCCTCATTAAATGTCATAAGGATGCGAAACTGGATATCAAGAAGGATCTTGACTTTGTGGTACGGAGTACCGGCGTGGTTGCTGCCATGGACTCACCTGACCAGGTGGGGGATTTCATCATCGCGCTTGCGAACGGTTGTCTTGAGGCTGGAGTTCCTCCCAAGAAGATGACTCCACCGATGTCAAAGGCCAACCAGTCTGCAAAACTTCAGCCGTTCTCTTTTGCAGATCGTGTGAATTTTTCTGGTGCAGTGGCAGGAGTTGTCCCTCCCCAGGGAACAACCGGTGTGGAGATGGTGGCAAATGAGATGGAAGGGGAACTTGCGATGGCAGGGATCAAAGAGGGAGCCAAGTGGACTCCTGTTGATTTCAGAAATCCATGTATCTCAATCGACTTTGGGACCACGCTTGACGGGCGGGTCACGAGCGATGTCGATCCCACGAGCACGAATCCCTTCTCCCGGACGATTGGAAACTTCTGTGGACTTGCCGGTGCTATCCCTGACTCGATTGTCAGGGGGACTGGCCTTGTAAAGGAGCGGACCGGAACTGCGCTGGATATCTTTGGTGACAAGACCAGTCTGACCGGGGCATTTGCTCTCCGCAAAGAATCTGATGTTGTGAAAGAGTACGTGAACCGGTGCAATGCCCTGATCTCTGTAGAAGTAGTGCCTGATGACCGGACCCGGTACGGGATGGTGCCTGTCTATGCGAAGGTCGCGAGCGAGTCTGGTGTAGCCCTGATCGGGGTTGACGCCGGAGTGAATGGCAGTACTCTTCCTGATCTTGCCCTGATTGGAAAAGAGATCATCACCGACCACAGCCTTCCGGTTCTCCATGAGGTGATCGACCGGGTCTGCGCAGAGATGGCGCTGCGTATGATCGATGTCTCAAAGTCAATGGGACTTATCTTCCCGAATACGTCGATCGGGTTCACCGGCAGGGCTGCAATCTCGGGAAAGAAACCCGATTATATTCTTGAAGGTGTTATCGCCAGGAAACTCTTCTCTGACCCGGTGAACCATCTTGTATTTGTCGATGACGGCCTTGCCCGTGGGGCGGCTTTGATGGGCAGATGTATGAACTCACTTGGAAAGACCAACAATCCGATTGGTGGAGTCAGGGGAGGCAGATGTATCATGTCACGCCGGATTGCAATCGGGAGATGA
- a CDS encoding PAS domain-containing sensor histidine kinase: MITIDELYQKGPVIALLRNPTDIWRITSASENAEKMGISSKGGSDLIAAILEEDRDLVTRKLGAAIMQKRSEVTMRYRLRHPSGIQWVEDLCRLTYNPDGSVESAGSLLWSSTLPLEWHLLGKGVDAWNTLNSKVRHDILNQLTAILGYLELSQDLITDPMLEDFFGKEQNAAERIREKLIFTREYQKIGLLEFEWTRLASLFTEAVGEAGCSRLPVHIAIPPDLQIFSDKTFKQAIVKILENIPDHASNVTGIEISFQKNEGGGIIVIEDDGPGIPAEQKKRIFDLGFGSGDGFGLFLAERELAVFGVSITETGIPGKSTRFELILPAEILAAQ, translated from the coding sequence ATGATAACAATTGACGAACTCTATCAAAAAGGGCCAGTCATAGCGTTGCTCCGCAATCCGACAGATATCTGGAGGATAACTTCTGCTTCTGAGAATGCAGAAAAGATGGGTATTTCTTCAAAAGGCGGATCTGATCTCATCGCTGCAATCCTGGAAGAGGACAGGGATCTCGTCACACGCAAACTCGGCGCAGCCATTATGCAGAAAAGGTCAGAAGTGACCATGAGATACCGGCTCCGCCACCCGTCAGGTATTCAATGGGTCGAAGACCTGTGCAGACTTACGTACAATCCCGACGGATCGGTTGAGTCAGCAGGCAGTCTGCTATGGTCTTCAACGCTCCCTCTCGAATGGCACCTCCTCGGAAAGGGAGTAGATGCATGGAATACTCTCAACTCCAAGGTCCGCCACGATATACTCAACCAGTTGACAGCCATCCTTGGTTACCTCGAACTCTCACAGGATCTCATCACAGATCCTATGCTGGAGGATTTCTTCGGAAAGGAGCAGAATGCAGCAGAGCGGATCAGGGAGAAACTCATCTTCACCCGTGAATACCAAAAGATAGGATTACTTGAGTTCGAATGGACAAGACTTGCATCGCTCTTCACCGAGGCAGTAGGCGAAGCGGGTTGCAGCAGACTCCCGGTTCATATCGCCATACCACCGGACCTGCAGATCTTCAGTGATAAGACATTCAAACAAGCTATAGTAAAGATCCTTGAGAACATTCCAGACCACGCTTCTAATGTAACCGGGATAGAGATCTCGTTTCAGAAGAACGAAGGTGGCGGGATTATTGTGATCGAAGATGACGGACCAGGAATCCCGGCAGAACAGAAGAAAAGAATTTTTGACCTGGGCTTCGGATCAGGTGACGGGTTTGGTCTGTTTCTCGCAGAGCGGGAACTGGCTGTCTTCGGAGTGAGCATTACAGAGACAGGTATCCCTGGAAAGTCAACCCGATTTGAACTTATCCTACCGGCAGAGATTCTCGCAGCACAGTAA
- a CDS encoding PKD domain-containing protein translates to MIRTQRRVEVLAVLILLCLIPLTGVADRGISSQMDTPKTLFQSDNAAGSSSTHSAMVAHPSRDQRKQWNSEYLSAPLATVKNTDIKKDLSDSSSMSLLSYLTYNATERDQQDCGNGWVWAGTSALEVAHSTQNGVNDRLSVQYLNSKYHNGGKSPYSSADCACNGGNAADLADFYLMSGKYGGNKTVIPWNNTNAAFYDGNVTSGGHSNIDLSIINLTPSYKLESLDVSRVDTLNIPQDSAIRNIKKMLENGKPVLLTFYLPDQNAWSEFDQFWNYGLQEASYFDIDSYAGSTYTSTGGSQMVLVTGYTDNGTAGYWQCLNSWGTSAFRPNGTFYINEYMDYSAGYSDYGESLPVTQWETLDTVYNTTSQNATPIENPNLTADFDISPESGYPPLTVHFSDTSLGGPDSWKWNFGDGGGSIISSPNHTFTQPGHYSISLSIGKAGYSAGTVKKDAVTVKFPYVTVSPFPKPEGGNYSVPTDPDGDGRYEDVNGNGWLENEDPVVLLKNLQFALKNEPVTQFDFDGSGFIGYGDIAMLKKMV, encoded by the coding sequence TTGATACGTACACAGAGACGAGTAGAGGTTCTGGCAGTTTTAATATTGCTCTGCCTCATTCCACTCACAGGGGTTGCAGACAGAGGTATCTCTTCCCAGATGGATACTCCTAAAACACTATTCCAGTCAGATAACGCGGCGGGTTCATCATCTACTCATTCAGCAATGGTTGCTCACCCGTCAAGAGACCAGAGAAAGCAATGGAACTCAGAGTACCTGAGTGCTCCGTTAGCGACTGTGAAAAATACCGACATTAAGAAAGACCTGTCCGATTCATCTTCGATGAGTCTTCTGAGTTATCTCACATATAATGCAACAGAACGGGATCAGCAGGATTGTGGAAACGGATGGGTCTGGGCCGGGACAAGTGCACTTGAGGTTGCGCATTCAACGCAGAATGGGGTGAATGACCGCCTGTCTGTCCAGTACCTCAACTCAAAGTATCATAACGGAGGAAAATCCCCATACTCGTCTGCTGACTGTGCATGCAACGGGGGCAATGCAGCAGACTTAGCTGACTTCTATTTGATGAGCGGGAAGTACGGTGGAAACAAAACCGTGATCCCCTGGAACAACACGAATGCAGCTTTCTACGATGGTAACGTGACATCTGGTGGCCATTCGAATATTGATCTGAGTATCATAAACCTGACCCCCTCATACAAACTTGAAAGCCTGGATGTCTCACGGGTAGATACACTGAACATTCCACAGGATTCGGCGATCAGAAATATCAAGAAGATGCTGGAGAACGGAAAACCTGTCCTGCTTACCTTCTATCTTCCTGATCAGAATGCATGGAGTGAGTTTGATCAGTTCTGGAATTACGGCTTGCAGGAAGCCTCCTACTTTGACATCGATTCGTATGCAGGAAGTACCTATACCTCAACCGGAGGAAGTCAGATGGTTCTGGTAACCGGGTATACTGACAATGGAACCGCCGGATACTGGCAGTGTCTGAACAGCTGGGGCACCTCAGCCTTCAGACCGAATGGGACATTCTATATCAATGAGTACATGGACTACTCTGCAGGATACTCGGATTACGGGGAGAGTCTTCCGGTCACCCAGTGGGAGACCCTTGACACCGTGTATAATACCACTTCACAGAATGCTACCCCGATCGAGAATCCAAATCTGACTGCAGATTTTGATATATCTCCTGAAAGCGGATATCCACCGCTCACAGTCCACTTCTCAGATACCTCCCTTGGAGGACCTGACTCATGGAAGTGGAACTTCGGAGATGGGGGAGGCTCGATCATCTCAAGTCCGAACCACACCTTTACCCAGCCGGGACATTACTCTATATCACTCTCTATCGGAAAGGCAGGATATTCTGCAGGCACCGTGAAGAAGGACGCAGTGACTGTGAAGTTCCCATATGTAACAGTGAGTCCTTTCCCAAAACCTGAAGGAGGCAATTATTCTGTCCCGACTGATCCTGACGGTGATGGACGATATGAGGATGTCAATGGCAACGGGTGGCTTGAGAATGAAGATCCTGTTGTACTCCTGAAAAATCTTCAGTTTGCATTAAAGAATGAACCAGTCACCCAGTTTGACTTTGATGGAAGCGGATTCATTGGGTACGGAGATATTGCGATGCTGAAAAAGATGGTGTGA
- a CDS encoding ferredoxin-thioredoxin reductase catalytic domain-containing protein, giving the protein MTGSEVIPDVERRYQELVRDAERGGYHLNPDLSMTKGLIEGLLVNKGRYGYEACPCRLSFGTIDDDRDIICPCDYRDSDLSEFGACYCGLYLTGEMIAAGTGAPAIPERRPSRSERKMKEVSATLKPGNLSYPVWRCKVCGYLAARDAPPEVCPICKAKKDRFEIFLS; this is encoded by the coding sequence ATGACCGGATCAGAGGTAATCCCTGACGTGGAACGCAGGTACCAGGAACTCGTAAGGGACGCCGAGCGGGGAGGGTATCACCTGAACCCTGATCTCTCAATGACCAAGGGTCTCATTGAGGGGTTGCTGGTAAACAAGGGAAGGTATGGGTATGAGGCATGCCCGTGTCGCCTGTCATTCGGTACGATCGATGATGACCGGGATATCATCTGTCCTTGTGATTATCGCGACTCTGATCTCTCAGAGTTTGGTGCATGTTACTGCGGACTGTACCTGACCGGTGAGATGATAGCAGCAGGGACAGGTGCCCCTGCCATTCCCGAACGCAGGCCTTCACGCAGCGAACGGAAAATGAAAGAAGTGTCAGCAACCCTGAAACCAGGAAACCTCTCATATCCGGTGTGGAGGTGCAAAGTCTGCGGATACCTGGCAGCACGTGATGCCCCGCCTGAGGTCTGTCCGATCTGTAAGGCAAAAAAAGACCGTTTTGAGATATTCCTGTCATAG